The DNA sequence TGTCTGTTGTGAAGAAATGTACAAGGATGAGACACATCTCACTTCAAAAGGTTTGTTCATGCATGTGCATTTCACATCTATATTCCTGCTTCATTTTGACTAACTTAATTGTTTAGTCAGGCTTGCGTGCGAATTTCCTGCAAGCTGGGCACGCAAATTAAGACCTACCCACATGGGCTTCTTGATAGCTTTCTATCGATAGTCAGATCTCAGCCCTTAATCTTGTCTGATCAGTTTGTAGAACGACATGTGTCCTCGGTAGGTGAAAAACAaattgaagctttggagttaagaTCCCTAGCTAGGGATTCtttctttttgggatttttcagATTATATTTCTAGTGAGAAGTTAGCATGAGAAAGGCATTAAGACTTTACATGcctttttgttcttcatttatgAAACCCTAGTTGCAAAACCTTCTTTCATGCATTAAACACCCAATCATTGAAGAATATGGTTGCGTTGTCTTTGGTTTTGCATTAAATTAGTGGTCAAGTGTTTCtagtttcaaatctttaaaaCTGACCCATTTTAGGATTCTCgtcagtttcttccttcaactgTTTGATTGAAGAAACTAACTAGACATCTGAATCCAGATCTGCATATCATTGTCACATCATCACGTGCATAGTTCGTGAGCTGGTCTCGGTGCCATAAGGTGAAGAGTTCAGGAGGAGCTGCCACTTCGTAAAAATCGAAGGAATCCATCTTGTGTGAAGCAAGATTGCACAAAGGTAAAACTACTCCATGGATAGGGTTCTAGGAATTGAGCTTTACGTGGTACTTTGTAAGAACCATGATTATACTAATGGATTGGACTCAGTGTAGAGTTCCCGGTTTTTTAACCCAGAGGTTTGTTTTTCCAGCAAAAAACATATTGTGTTCATAGTTACTTATATTGTGTCACATACctcacatacatatacatattacATGTATCACTTGAATATTTAATAAGTATGTGCTCACAATCATGCTCACCTGACATGCTAATAACTTGGAACAAACTAAAAGCTTGCTGACTAGGATAAATATTGATAACTGAGATTGGTCATTTAATCTTTGGTTTATTAACAAACATATCTATCTTAGTCGACTAGCAGGCTTGACTAGTCAGTCTagcaaattattatttttatatagagaATATTCTTCCTGttactaatttaaaaaaaaaaaaaatttatggtgGGGTTTGTAAATTTAGTGGTAACTAACATTTAATCGTGTATTTAATATCAAAACTCAAGTCtcttctctatttgtttttttgtaaAGTCTAGCTTTAAGtgtttggctttccttgtcaaGTATTGTAATTGAACCATCACACACGCTCAATTTAGCTTTAGAATATACTCAGATTATGGGCTATTGTTGTTGGAGTAAATGTTTAAGAAGTGGCACATTTCAACTCAAGGGTTTGTTCATGCATGTGTATCTCATATCTCTATTTGTGTTGCATTCTGTCTAGGTTAATTGTCTAGTCAGTTTTGCGCCCTGACTTCCAGTTGTCTAGGCACATAGATTAAGACAGCCCACATGGGCTGACAGACACCTTTTTGATGGTAGTCAACTTCTGGCCATTGATCTGCCTAGATCTCTTTTGTAGCAAACAAGTGTTATTGGGACAAGTTGGCTGATGAAAAATCTGATTTCCTGGGGTATATTTACTTCTAGGGTTTTAGATTGttcttgggggggggggggaggggtttAGAACTTAGTTTTAGAGATAGGGAGTTGCCTTAAAGGCTTGAAGTttgcatcttcttcatttatgAACCCTAACTGCCAAACCTTCCTCATGCATTAAACACTCCATTATTGTCTATTAGAATTGCATTGTTTTAAGATTTTGCATTTAAGTCTTGGTCTGGTTTTAAGCTTTAAATTCGATTTTAGACCAAACTTTTGGATTCAAGTTAGATTCTTCCTTTAACTGTTTGACTGGAGAATCAGACTGGTCATTGAAATCCAGATTTCATGTGcatatcataaaatcatattacatcattgatcgtgttgatctcggtgccacaaggtgatAAGCTCAGGAGGAGCTGCCACTTCGTGAAGATCGAAAGAGTCAATCTTGTGTAAGAtaaggttgcacaaaggtaaagctgCTTTATAGATAGAGATCTATGAATTGAGCTTGTGTGGTCTTTGTATGAGCTTTTGTTGACACTAGTGGATTTGACTCAGTGGAGAGTTCCtggtttttttaacccaaatgTGGGTTTTTTAGGCCAAAAATCTCTTGTGTTCAAGTTATGTTTATTGTGTCACACATCCCACATACACATACATGATACATATATCTGTTGAACATTTAAATGGTATGTGCTCACTATCGTGTTCACTTGACACATTAATAACTTGCAATGATCAACATCCTTGATGACTAGGATACTTTTGGGAACTGAAATTGGTATTTGAATCTTAGATTTATTGACTAACAAATCTATCTTAGTTGACTAGCGAACTTGACTAGTCAGTCCAGcggattataatttttatatacaGGATATTCCACATGGTACCAAtttcaattggtatcagagcatagctCTAGATATACATAGAGTGATCTCTGAGATTTGCTGGTATTGGGTGAAATCTCACCATGGATCGTGATCATGTCAGTGGCTAGTGCAATACACCTCCATTCTTGGATGGTACAAATTATGCTGCTTGGAACGAGAAGTTTCAGATATTCCTTGAGGCTCAAGACCTTATAACTGCTGATTATATCACTCTTGAGTGGAAGGCTCCATCCAGGCGAGTCAATGAAGAGTCTATGATTAAGCCAAAAGGTGAATGGACTCAAAGAGAAATTGTTTCGGCCATGGctaataggaaagcaaacaatGCAATTGTTTCTGTCATTTCGTCTAATCAATTTGCTTATGTTCGATATTGCATAACTGCCAAGCAAGCTTGGGACAAACTCCGAATTCTTCATAAGGATGATAAACAAGTGAAAGATTTAAAGCTTCAAATGACCCTTTCgaaatttgaagatttgagaatGCTCGAGTTTGAGACTTTCTCGGTCTTCTTTGAGAAAGTTGAAATGTTAAcaaatgaagctttggggttaGGGAAGCCTATTTATGTAACAATCGTTGTTCAAAAGATTTTAAGATGCTTGCCCAagagatttcaagcaaagaagGCCGTCATTCAAGAATTTCAGGACCTAAATTGTAACATCTCatatcgcccaagggagtgatccttaaatgtatattcccatccctacctagcacgagaccttttgggagctcactggctttgagttctgtaggaactccaaagttaagcgagaaagaggccagagcactcccatgatgggtgacccactgagaagttgcttgtgagttcccaaaaacaaaaccgtgaggtaATGGTATGCCCAAAgctgacaatatcgtgctacggtggtggagcatgCCAGGGAAGTGATCCGTCGcgagccgagatgtgacaattggtatcagagccaatccctggccagaagtgtgccgatgaggacgtcgggcccctaaggggggtggattgtaacatcccacatcgcctatgggagtgatctttaaatgtatattcccatccctacctagcacgaggctttttgggagctcactggcttcgggttttgtaggaactccaaagttaagcgagaaagaggccagagcactcccatgatgggtgacccactgggaagttgcttgtgagttcccaaaaacaaaatcgtgagggaatggtaagcccaaagcggacaatatcatgctacggtggtggagcgggcccggaaAGTGATCCAccccgggccgagatgtgacataaATGAGATCGAGCTTGAAAAATTGGTTGGGAAGCTCAAAGCTTAACGTGGATGAAAGTGACtccaaaaagagaaaagaagtggCCTTTCAAAGTGTTGAGAACTATGAGGTTGTTGGTGATGTGTGTAGACATGCCTTAGAAGATGATCTTGTCCTATTCGTCAAACAATTCAGAATAATTctaaaaaacaaaggaaatgaTTCTAAATGGTTTGGTGAGTCATCAAACAATCGGGAAAAACAATCTACTGGAGTAAAGCACAAAGGGTTCATTAGAAAATGAGACAAATGTGTGTTAAAAATACCAAGTCCTTGCTTTGCATGTGGGGGAAGTGGGCACTGTGCTGCTGATTATGCTAACACCAAACTCTTTGGTCAAAAGCACGAAAAGGCAATGATGGTTACTTGGAGTGATAACAATGATCAAGATTCTGTGCATTTTGATGAGTCATCAGATAATGAAGAAAaagttgttgtttttgttgctCTAATTGAGGAAGTGTCTCTGAGTGATGATGATTCTGTTCTGAATGGCAATAAGGAGATGTCTTATGATGAATTGTGCATCAAGTATGATTTTCTCTTTGATGAGACTTGTACTAAAAAATGGAGAAGATTGAGCTAACTAAGAAGGTTGCTGAGTTACAGAAAGAAAATAATTCTCTTTGTCTAGTCAGAACTAAACTGgatgaaaaaaattagttatcTTGAGGTCCATGTTGAGGAGCTGAATGAGAAGGCTTCTAATTGcaatgacaaagttgaaaaggaTGATGTTATTACTACTCTTGAAGCTTAGGTTCAAAACTTGCTAAAATCTCGAAAGAACTTGAtgaatcaaattcatgcattGAAGACAAATAATGTGATGTATCATGAGGGCCAACAGGAAACCGCTATTTGAACTGAATGAGGCAAATGATAAAGTAATTCGACTACTGAGTATTGGGAAACTACATAGTGACAAATGTGGTTTTGGTTATGTAGAAAGTGGCTCAAGTTCTTTTCCCACCAAAACAAAATTTGTGAGAAAATCTAGGACTATATCTCAGAAAATCAAATCATGTCCAAAGACAACATCTGTTACTACATGTCATCACTGCGGTGAAGTTGGGCACATTCATCCAAAATGTAGAAAATTGTACTCTGGAAAGACCAATTCGCTGAAGGCTCAGGTAGATCGTCTAGTCATTGAAGTCAACATAATTGCTCAGCTTGTTCAGTCTTCTTCATTTAGAAATATTACACAAAGTCTGAAGTGGGTTCAAAAGGCCTTGAACAAGTGTTTTGTTGTTCTAAATGCTCTATATGTTACCAAGCCAAATGTATGGTATCTAGATAGTGGGTGTTCTCGTTACATAACTGGAGACAATGAGGCTTTCTCATCTCTTGCTCATTTTATTGACGGTGGTGTTGTGTTTAGTGGTGGAGACAAGTCTTAGATACATGGAAATGTGATGTCAAGATCCTTAGATTACCTAAGCTTGAAAATGTTATCTATGTTGATGGGTTAAGTCAAATCTTATTAGCATTAGCTAGTTGTGTGATGATGTGGCTGATGAAGTGTGCTTCTAAAAAAGAGGGTGTCAGATTCTCCATTTATGAACCTTAACTACCAAACCTTCCTCTTGCATTAAACACCCAATTATTGTCTATTTAGGTTACATTGTTTTAAGGTTTTGCATTTAAGTCTTGGTCTGGTTTTAAGTTTAAATTCGGTTTTAGACCAAGCTTTTGGATTCAAGTTAGATTTTTCCTTCAACTGTTTGATTGAGGAATCTGACTGGTCATTTGAATCTAGATTTAACATGtatatcataaaatcatatcacatcattgatcgtgttgatctcggtgccacaaggtgatGAGCTCAGGAGGAGCTGCCACTTTGTGAAGACCAAAGGAGTCCATCTTGTGTAAGGCAAGGTGCACAAAGGTAAAACTGCTCTATAGATAAGGATTTAGGAATTGAGCTTGTATGGTCTTTGTATGAACTtttgtttacactagtggattggaTTCAGTGGGGAGTCCCTGGTTTTTTAACCTAGATGTGgggttttccggccaaaaatATCTTGTGTTCAAGTTATGTTTATTGTGTCACATATCCCACATACACATACATGATACATATATCTGTTGAACATTTAAATGGTATGTGctcaagaaaaatatataatttgcttcatttttcatttttcttgttgTCATAAAATTAGCGATATTGAGTGAGAGAGGATTGCTTGAATACAAAAACCTTAGATGCAAAGATATAAGTTCTTGATTACTTGAGCTGCAAgtcttttgttgttttggaaTGGGATGAAGTGGTGGTGGtactcaaggaagaaaatatcggtaatatcggaaatatcggtagtccgaaaacacggaaatatcgatggaaatatcggtaaaatatcgatatcgataaaaattacatggaaaccacggaaattgtaagaaaaacttagaaatttttattgaaactttgtaggatgtttatttagtcaattatctattagtttatcacaaaaaattggaaagaaatgcattgcatgatggatttaacattatcaagttgattatatagcgagctgacaaacattgtgagtgtagaaaatatgtagtaattaatgaattagtacaatatttggaggttttatttaggatattaaaaaaaaaaaagggaagtgaataaaatgatgaagaataatgtgccgaatttgacactttaaatttcttacagataagcatgcgtctaggcgttgaagttccaaattatagtatatcaattaacgattgaaaatcaatacattgaataagactaaactttaatttggatgccgattatgttttttcaagtttatataaagtaaaataattgaattttggaagtcaggagtgtgtcaattgttttataattcgtccgaatacatatatcaggttgctactcaacgtaatttgaaagtatatctagtgcaaggacttgtctttttttgttgataagcaaagggtttgtagctttttttgctaagcagtagaacatattatgtttgtttaatctttagCATTTGATGGTTGTCCACAAATATAGGATAGAAGGCCCCAAATTAGATCTGGCTCTTACCTAGTTGGAGTCACAAGTTCACATGTACCAGCCCTTGAGACAAAACGTTttggttttccggccaaaccacggcgagttggccggcgtgcaaggtatcaatctcttcgtctcgtcgagtagtacaactttcctttttgtttcactcaatttcgttgagtattgaaaaagttatactcatttgaatcttacccagtttccggcgacctcagtggctttcgaggcactttccggccaaaccacaatgATTCAgatgtcgtgtgaggtaccattctcttcgtctcttcgagggctacaatcctttttgtttcactcaatttcgttgcgtattgaaaaagttatacgcatttgaatcttacccagtttccggcgacctcagtggctttcgaggcaatttccggccaaaccaaggAGAGTTGGCCTGCGTGCAAGGTaccaatctcttcgtctcgtcacgtagtacaactttcctttttgtttcactcaatttcgttgagtattgaaaaagttatactcatttgaatcttacccagtttccggcgacctcagtggctttcaaggccatttccggccaaaccacaatgATTCAgatgtcgtgtgaggtaccattctctttgtctcttctagggctacaactttcctttttgtttcactcaatttcgttgtgtattgaaaaagttatactcatttgaatcttacccagtttccggcgacctcagtggctttcgaggcaattttcggccaaaccacggcgatttGGCCGGTGtgcaaggtatcattctcttcgtctcgtcgagtagtacaactttcctttttgttgcactcaatttcgttgagtattgaaaaagttatactcatttgaatcttacccagtttccggcgacctcagtgactttcgaggcattttccggccaaaccacgacgattcagatgtcatgtgaggtaccattctctttgtctcttcgagggctacaactttcattttgtctttcttgattttgttgagttttgacaaagttatggccgtttaaagtgggtgtggattttcggccgaaattcctattttcttccttggttgagtcccacatcgcccagcgagggcagtgagcaagccAAGAACGCCTATAAAAGGCACATTCACATGCTGAGAAAAGCGTGTCTCGGTTGGCCTTTGGGCTTTGATCAAGTGTAGTATGTGTTGAGATTTCTCAACTTTTTAAAGTATTTTTGAATATTATATTGTgatattattgataaatttaaaaatatcgcgatattatcgataatatcgcgatattttgacgaaaattatttggatagttaaaaaaatatcggatcttcaaaaaaacgataatatcggcgaaatatcgccgatattattgattttttcttccttggtgGTACTCATTTGTGTAATCATCTTGCAATTTTGAAAGAGGTAAAAGGGATACCAAACTCGTGTTTTTGGACTTATttagaaatgtttttgaaatgacaaaaagctcttttgatgaaaatatttttgaaaccaattctTATTAAAAATCTAAGTGGATTCTAGAAAAGCACTTTAAGTTCTGCAAGAATAACatatatgatattttttttaaaagcacttaaaatgtttttgaaatccAAAATAAATTTCACCAAAAATGATTTAGGCATTTAGTACACTTCCAATCAAGCCCTTTTCATCTCTTttgaaatcaaaacaaaaagggAAGCTGGATTTTTTCTCTGTATTGGTACAACTTCACAACCTTTTCAATTGTAAATCAACTTTTAGATTGCAAATTCGATGATTTTTCTATGTAGTTCAACCACTTATATGTcgagaaatcaaattaaaattgacAGAATAATATTTAAATTTGCCAAACAAAACCTCAAATTATAAAGTTAATTAAGTAATGCTTTTACTAATAGACACTTAGCACTTTAAGGgagcgtttgttgcaccggactagcttggactggactaacttcagggactaagctggactggcttagactagactaaactGGACTAACTtggtgaagcgtttggtgcagtgtcggattaagaaacaagataattaataaattctaatattatattaatttatctatatctctattaatattttattcttaattctctcatttcttccctttttttttcttttctga is a window from the Malus domestica chromosome 16, GDT2T_hap1 genome containing:
- the LOC139193005 gene encoding uncharacterized protein, translating into MANRKANNAIVSVISSNQFAYVRYCITAKQAWDKLRILHKDDKQVKDLKLQMTLSKFEDLRMLEFETFSVFFEKVEMLTNEALGLGKPIYVTIVVQKILRCLPKRFQAKKAVIQEFQDLNCNISYRPRE